A single genomic interval of Chloracidobacterium validum harbors:
- a CDS encoding ATP synthase F0 subunit C, which translates to MMKKLVLKTLATASFLMAMSFPALAADGTSGGGTYKIALGALAVGIAAIGCGLGDGNAIAAACEGTARNPGAGQRIFTTMLIGMVLIETLVLFTFLAAYLGF; encoded by the coding sequence ATGATGAAAAAACTTGTTCTGAAAACCTTGGCTACGGCATCGTTCCTGATGGCGATGTCATTTCCGGCGCTGGCGGCCGACGGCACGAGCGGCGGCGGTACGTACAAAATTGCGCTCGGGGCACTTGCCGTTGGTATCGCCGCGATTGGTTGCGGACTCGGTGACGGCAACGCCATCGCCGCCGCCTGCGAAGGCACGGCGCGCAACCCAGGCGCCGGTCAACGAATCTTCACCACGATGCTCATTGGTATGGTGCTGATCGAAACCCTGGTGCTCTTTACCTTTTTGGCGGCCTATCTGGGCTTCTGA
- a CDS encoding ATP phosphoribosyltransferase regulatory subunit yields the protein MTDALFKLPAGVTYILGPEARRRRAIEHLVLETFHGWSYEEILLPVYDAYALFAHSAGAHSAGAVYCFTDVAGEVLALRTDLTSLVARTVAMRCQNWPRPIRLCYVGEVFRNAQPARHPMDASWQLGAELFGNDRLEADVEVLLVALEALERLGLTQAQVSLGHAGLLDGIAAELALSPVKRDELRNLVDRRQTSALARWLQEQPAPAHWQDVLMSHGQTAALRRIRAQTDNPQIRSALDDIEHVFDVAAALDIADRLTFDAANVSQLGYYTGMTFHLYAPGSGVALGSGGRYDALTRLFGVDEPAVGFQLSLDRLVQITDALPLPIPPTTALDADGDDLTTAFRQARQCRRAGERVEIRTARHSFPPER from the coding sequence ATGACGGATGCGCTATTCAAACTTCCAGCCGGCGTAACCTACATTCTCGGACCCGAAGCGCGGCGGCGGCGGGCCATTGAACACCTTGTTCTCGAGACGTTTCACGGGTGGTCTTATGAAGAAATCCTGCTGCCAGTGTACGACGCTTACGCGCTCTTTGCCCATAGCGCCGGCGCGCACTCGGCTGGCGCGGTGTACTGCTTCACGGATGTCGCGGGAGAGGTGCTAGCCCTGCGGACTGATTTGACCTCGCTTGTTGCGCGCACCGTCGCCATGCGCTGCCAGAACTGGCCGCGCCCCATTCGGTTGTGCTACGTGGGCGAAGTGTTCCGCAACGCCCAGCCGGCGCGCCACCCCATGGACGCCAGTTGGCAACTTGGCGCGGAGCTTTTCGGCAATGACCGGCTGGAGGCGGATGTCGAGGTCCTGCTGGTCGCCCTGGAAGCCCTGGAACGGCTCGGACTGACCCAAGCCCAAGTCTCCCTTGGCCATGCCGGACTCCTTGACGGAATCGCCGCGGAACTGGCGCTCTCGCCGGTGAAACGCGATGAGCTGCGCAACCTAGTTGACCGGCGGCAAACCAGCGCACTGGCGCGCTGGCTCCAGGAACAGCCGGCACCAGCGCACTGGCAAGATGTGTTGATGTCCCATGGGCAGACAGCCGCCCTGCGCCGGATTCGCGCCCAGACAGACAATCCTCAAATTCGATCGGCCCTCGACGACATCGAGCATGTTTTCGACGTGGCGGCGGCGCTTGATATTGCTGACCGGTTGACATTCGATGCGGCAAACGTCAGCCAACTCGGTTACTACACAGGCATGACCTTCCACCTCTACGCACCAGGCAGTGGCGTCGCCCTGGGCAGCGGCGGGCGCTACGACGCGCTCACCCGCTTGTTTGGGGTGGATGAGCCGGCAGTCGGGTTTCAGCTTTCCCTTGACCGCCTCGTGCAAATAACCGATGCCCTGCCCCTTCCAATCCCCCCGACAACCGCCCTCGATGCTGACGGAGATGACCTCACCACCGCCTTTCGCCAGGCCCGTCAGTGCCGCCGCGCCGGTGAGCGGGTTGAAATTCGCACGGCGCGGCACTCGTTTCCACCAGAACGCTAA
- a CDS encoding SDH family Clp fold serine proteinase produces the protein MDNANGAPDTPEPASETSPKNKRAPEVVRPPILLADTQAIVRRIEGQIGETFLVYWNSPGGSVCQNDVVGFYELLRAIGKQDRVTLFIKSDGGDGTASLRIVHLLRQFASHVTVAVPLACLSAATMIALGADEILMGPLAHLSAVDTALTHDLSPIDKDNLRVRVSPDELNRILTLWRQETRGETMNPYEDIFKYVHPLVIGAVDRASSLSMRLCTEILSYHLEDVEKARAISHTLNAEYPSHVYPITLREARRIGLNAHELNPELNDLLIELNEMYSEMGQKAITDFDEQNYHDNGILNILECRTSQIFYQNDTDWHYMLNERRWIRLNDNSSWRKAELVNGEVVQSVFHIR, from the coding sequence ATGGACAATGCAAACGGAGCGCCGGATACGCCAGAACCCGCTTCTGAAACTTCTCCAAAAAACAAGCGCGCCCCAGAGGTGGTGCGCCCACCAATTCTGTTGGCTGACACGCAGGCGATTGTCAGGCGTATCGAGGGCCAGATTGGGGAGACGTTTCTCGTCTACTGGAACTCGCCCGGCGGCTCGGTCTGTCAAAACGATGTCGTGGGATTTTATGAACTGCTGCGCGCGATTGGTAAGCAGGATCGGGTGACACTCTTCATCAAGTCGGATGGCGGTGATGGGACGGCTTCGTTGCGGATTGTTCACCTGCTGCGCCAGTTTGCGTCCCACGTCACGGTGGCCGTACCGCTGGCTTGTCTTTCAGCCGCGACAATGATCGCACTTGGGGCGGATGAAATCTTGATGGGTCCACTCGCTCATTTGTCGGCGGTGGATACCGCGTTGACCCACGACCTGTCGCCAATTGACAAGGACAACCTGCGCGTCCGGGTGAGTCCTGATGAACTCAATCGCATCCTGACACTTTGGCGACAGGAAACCCGCGGTGAGACGATGAACCCTTACGAAGACATCTTCAAGTACGTTCACCCGCTCGTCATTGGCGCGGTGGATCGGGCCAGTTCGCTTTCGATGCGGTTGTGCACGGAAATTCTGTCTTACCATCTCGAAGATGTTGAAAAAGCCCGCGCCATCAGCCACACGCTCAATGCGGAGTACCCATCGCATGTGTACCCCATCACACTCCGCGAGGCGCGGCGGATTGGACTCAACGCCCATGAACTCAACCCGGAACTCAATGACTTGCTCATCGAACTCAACGAGATGTATTCCGAGATGGGCCAGAAAGCCATCACGGATTTCGATGAACAGAACTATCACGACAACGGAATTCTCAATATCCTAGAGTGCCGAACGAGTCAGATTTTCTATCAGAACGATACCGACTGGCACTACATGCTCAACGAACGCCGGTGGATTCGGCTCAACGACAACAGCTCGTGGCGCAAGGCAGAACTGGTCAACGGCGAAGTTGTGCAAAGCGTATTTCACATTCGTTGA
- a CDS encoding polyhydroxyalkanoate synthesis regulator DNA-binding domain-containing protein, which produces MARTIKRYANRKLYDVAARRYVKLDELADFIQAGEEVQVIDKESGEDITEATLSKIAAATVRQPTEPISRNALVSFIRQPGDLFFGYMRRTVSAGLDTVHQIDRQFERLGAMLREALRPGVKDTTSADELAPALRAVIEAFVAQCVAEQLSEHGVPSATEFARLQRRVTELEKQLGKLTRAAQDTDGIASQPAANGHPISPRKRVRAARS; this is translated from the coding sequence ATGGCACGCACAATCAAACGTTACGCCAACCGCAAGCTCTACGATGTCGCCGCCCGGCGCTATGTGAAGTTGGACGAACTAGCCGATTTCATCCAGGCCGGTGAAGAGGTCCAAGTCATTGACAAAGAAAGCGGCGAAGACATCACGGAAGCCACCCTTTCCAAGATTGCCGCGGCCACGGTTCGCCAGCCGACCGAGCCGATTTCGCGCAACGCCCTGGTATCGTTCATTCGGCAGCCGGGCGACCTGTTTTTTGGCTATATGCGGCGGACGGTTTCGGCCGGGCTGGATACGGTGCACCAGATTGACCGCCAGTTTGAGCGTTTAGGCGCAATGCTCCGGGAGGCGCTGCGCCCTGGAGTCAAAGACACTACGAGCGCGGACGAACTCGCGCCGGCGTTGCGGGCAGTTATCGAAGCCTTCGTCGCGCAGTGCGTGGCCGAACAGCTCTCGGAGCATGGCGTTCCGTCAGCCACGGAATTCGCCCGCCTCCAGCGCCGCGTCACTGAGCTTGAAAAGCAGCTTGGGAAGCTCACGCGCGCAGCACAAGACACAGATGGCATCGCTTCTCAGCCCGCCGCCAATGGGCACCCGATATCCCCGCGCAAGCGGGTTCGCGCTGCCCGGTCGTGA
- a CDS encoding F0F1 ATP synthase subunit A — MVSSIVGFPWPLALADEGAAHPHPWLVEQIHHLTGLSDRELPGHVIMLLIAAVICVVGFKLLVGKPSVDKPSFGQQIVEIIVLQVRDMVEQSTGQYGFKYLSYLLPLAALILTSNLMGLFPLFESPTANFNVTLALGLMTFIYYMFMGFAQQGLGYLKHFTGGLTAGLMAIMGGIIFIFEMFSNAIRPATLALRLMINMFVDEQLGIAFGTIYQILVPILPMLLGTFVAVVQTFIFVQLAIIYLSETVPHDDHGHEDEPAHA; from the coding sequence ATGGTTTCGTCCATTGTAGGTTTTCCCTGGCCGCTGGCCCTGGCTGATGAAGGGGCCGCCCATCCGCACCCGTGGCTGGTCGAACAAATTCACCACCTGACCGGCCTTTCCGACCGGGAACTTCCCGGTCATGTCATCATGCTCCTCATCGCGGCCGTGATCTGCGTCGTCGGTTTCAAGCTGCTGGTTGGCAAGCCTTCGGTTGACAAGCCCAGTTTTGGGCAGCAGATCGTCGAGATCATCGTGCTTCAGGTGCGCGATATGGTGGAGCAATCCACCGGGCAGTATGGCTTCAAATACTTGTCTTATTTGCTTCCCCTGGCGGCGCTCATCCTGACCTCGAACCTGATGGGGTTGTTTCCGCTGTTTGAGTCGCCCACGGCGAACTTCAACGTCACCTTGGCGCTGGGGCTGATGACATTCATCTACTACATGTTCATGGGCTTTGCCCAACAGGGGCTAGGTTATCTGAAGCACTTCACGGGCGGGCTGACCGCCGGATTGATGGCCATCATGGGCGGCATCATTTTCATCTTCGAGATGTTTAGCAACGCCATTCGTCCCGCCACGCTGGCCCTGCGCTTGATGATCAACATGTTCGTGGATGAGCAGCTCGGCATTGCCTTTGGCACGATTTACCAAATCCTCGTCCCGATCCTGCCCATGCTGCTGGGGACGTTTGTGGCGGTGGTGCAGACCTTCATTTTTGTCCAACTGGCGATTATTTACCTGAGTGAAACCGTGCCGCATGATGACCACGGTCACGAAGACGAGCCTGCGCATGCTTAG
- the dnaE gene encoding DNA polymerase III subunit alpha translates to MATKDFVHLHLHSDYSLLDGAIQHGALAEQAQRLGFSAMAVTDHGNMFGAMGFANAMKKVGVKPIIGMEAYVARGSRHDRGKLDTEGERGTNHLILLATDETGYKNLVKLASLGYTEGYYYKPRIDKEVLHAHREGLVALSACMSGVPASLILRDKPDRAACEVGEYNEIFGRGRYFLELQLHRGVEEAQTKVNRALTEIAERLDVPLVVTNDAHFLTEADHEAHRALLCLQTGKPLREASFHYSPDHYVKSQEEMWALWGNENPEALRNTLRIAEMCTFEFGKSPNYLPVFPVPEGFTLTSYFEHVTRCGLDERLRQNASAEPEKYQARLDYEIGIIERMGYEGYFLIVWDFIRHARERGIPVGPGRGSAAGSLVAYALHITDVDPIAHDLLFERFLNPERVSMPDIDVDFCMRGRSTVIEYVSQFYGRENVSQIATFGTMASRAVIKDVGRVLEMPYPEVEKIAKLIPPPQRGRNVSIADALKMVPELKEAYDRKPEVKRLIDLAQRLEGGARHSSIHAAGVVISPRPVHELVPVFKTKTRDRERGEVEVTATQYNMNDLEKAGMLKMDFLGLTTLTIIEDCLASIEKETGTRPDLTTIPVDDPAALKMFADGKTNAVFQFEGDGISEIARRLKPSGLDDIVALNALYRPGPLDSGMVDDYIERRHGRRRVTYDFKELKGVLETTYGVPVFQEQIMAIFQQLAGYSLGEADLVRRAMGKKKREELDAHKAKFIAQAVERGHDRAKLEKLWQQLEGFADYAFNKCVTGDATLVDAATGEAVTVGELVTRLESASRVAGQDVEAPQSAAHQAPLQTYSWDGQAVVLNELVDAFPTGEKDVVEVELEDGRTLRCTLDHKFYTRDADGQAVFLPLRDILARGLALYAWDEPASVRPDRVQPEAVAARTLPLPGARAAGSPGH, encoded by the coding sequence ATGGCAACAAAAGACTTCGTCCACTTGCATCTGCATTCTGATTACAGCTTGCTCGATGGCGCCATTCAGCACGGCGCATTAGCCGAACAGGCCCAGCGCCTGGGATTCAGCGCCATGGCTGTCACCGACCACGGCAACATGTTTGGCGCGATGGGCTTTGCCAACGCCATGAAAAAGGTTGGCGTCAAGCCAATTATCGGCATGGAGGCTTATGTGGCGCGTGGCTCCCGCCATGACCGTGGGAAGCTTGACACCGAAGGCGAGCGCGGAACCAATCACCTGATTCTGTTGGCCACCGACGAAACGGGCTATAAAAACCTCGTCAAGTTGGCGTCGCTGGGCTACACCGAGGGGTACTACTACAAGCCGCGGATTGACAAGGAAGTGCTTCACGCCCACCGGGAAGGTTTGGTGGCGCTGTCGGCTTGCATGTCGGGCGTGCCGGCCTCGCTCATTTTACGCGACAAGCCGGATCGGGCGGCCTGCGAGGTTGGCGAATACAATGAAATCTTTGGGCGCGGGCGCTACTTCCTTGAGCTTCAGTTGCACCGTGGCGTTGAGGAGGCGCAAACCAAGGTCAATCGCGCGCTCACCGAAATTGCCGAGCGGCTCGATGTGCCGTTGGTCGTGACCAACGACGCCCATTTCCTAACAGAAGCCGACCACGAAGCGCACCGCGCGCTCCTGTGCCTCCAGACCGGCAAGCCACTGCGCGAGGCAAGCTTTCACTACTCGCCGGACCACTACGTCAAGAGCCAGGAAGAAATGTGGGCGCTGTGGGGGAACGAAAACCCGGAGGCGCTGCGCAACACGCTGCGGATTGCCGAAATGTGCACCTTTGAGTTTGGCAAGTCGCCAAACTACTTGCCGGTGTTTCCGGTTCCCGAAGGCTTCACACTGACGAGTTATTTCGAGCATGTCACGCGCTGCGGCCTCGATGAACGCCTGCGCCAAAATGCTTCGGCCGAGCCGGAGAAATATCAAGCGCGACTCGACTACGAAATCGGCATCATCGAGCGCATGGGCTATGAAGGCTACTTCCTCATTGTCTGGGACTTCATCCGCCATGCGCGTGAGCGCGGCATCCCGGTTGGGCCGGGGCGGGGCAGCGCGGCCGGTTCACTGGTAGCCTACGCGCTCCACATTACCGATGTGGACCCGATTGCCCACGATTTGCTTTTCGAGCGCTTTTTGAATCCTGAGCGCGTCTCGATGCCGGACATTGATGTGGACTTCTGCATGCGTGGGCGTAGCACGGTCATTGAGTACGTCAGTCAGTTTTATGGACGCGAGAACGTCTCACAGATTGCGACGTTTGGAACCATGGCCTCGCGCGCGGTCATCAAGGATGTGGGGCGCGTGCTGGAAATGCCCTACCCGGAGGTTGAGAAGATTGCCAAGCTCATTCCGCCGCCGCAGCGTGGGCGCAACGTCTCGATTGCTGACGCGCTCAAAATGGTGCCCGAACTCAAAGAAGCTTATGACAGGAAACCCGAAGTCAAACGTCTGATTGACCTGGCCCAGCGGTTGGAAGGTGGGGCGCGGCATTCGTCCATCCATGCTGCTGGCGTGGTGATTTCGCCCCGGCCGGTTCACGAACTTGTGCCGGTTTTCAAGACCAAGACCCGCGACCGTGAACGTGGGGAAGTCGAAGTCACCGCGACGCAGTACAACATGAATGACCTCGAAAAGGCCGGCATGCTCAAGATGGATTTTCTTGGGCTGACGACGCTGACCATCATCGAGGACTGCCTCGCCAGCATCGAGAAGGAAACCGGCACGCGCCCCGACTTGACGACCATTCCCGTGGATGACCCAGCGGCGCTAAAAATGTTTGCCGACGGCAAGACAAACGCGGTCTTTCAGTTTGAGGGCGATGGGATTAGTGAAATTGCGCGCCGCCTCAAGCCCAGCGGCTTGGATGACATTGTAGCGCTCAATGCCCTTTACCGGCCCGGCCCGCTTGATTCAGGCATGGTGGACGACTACATCGAGCGACGCCATGGACGGCGGCGCGTGACGTACGATTTCAAAGAGCTGAAAGGCGTCTTGGAAACGACCTATGGCGTGCCGGTGTTTCAGGAGCAAATCATGGCGATTTTCCAGCAGTTGGCGGGCTATTCGCTGGGCGAAGCCGACTTGGTCCGCCGCGCCATGGGAAAGAAAAAGCGTGAGGAACTCGATGCCCACAAAGCCAAGTTCATAGCGCAGGCTGTTGAGCGCGGGCACGACCGGGCCAAGCTCGAAAAGCTCTGGCAACAGCTCGAAGGTTTTGCCGACTATGCCTTCAACAAGTGCGTCACCGGCGATGCCACCCTGGTGGATGCGGCGACGGGCGAAGCCGTGACAGTCGGGGAACTGGTCACCCGCTTAGAGAGCGCATCCAGGGTCGCCGGCCAGGACGTGGAAGCGCCCCAGTCCGCGGCTCATCAGGCGCCACTTCAGACCTATAGCTGGGACGGTCAGGCCGTGGTCTTGAACGAACTGGTGGACGCCTTCCCGACGGGCGAAAAAGACGTGGTTGAAGTTGAGCTGGAGGATGGGCGAACCCTGCGCTGCACGCTCGACCATAAGTTCTACACCCGCGATGCCGATGGGCAGGCGGTGTTTCTGCCGTTGCGGGACATTCTCGCGCGCGGTCTGGCGCTCTATGCTTGGGACGAGCCGGCAAGTGTTCGGCCAGACCGTGTCCAGCCAGAAGCAGTAGCTGCGCGGACGTTGCCGTTGCCCGGCGCACGCGCGGCCGGTTCGCCTGGACATTGA
- a CDS encoding chlorophyllide a reductase iron protein subunit X: MSARRVVAIYGKGGSGKSFITSNLSYYLAGKSHRVLQIGCDPKHDSTALLFGGKSLPTLLEAWALRQEAKAASLVPPISEVVFKRHGVFAMELGGPEVGRGCGGRGITLSFDLLSQMGFEDWEFDYVIYDFLGDVVCGGFGTPIAKSMVRDIILIGGNDHQALYVVNNLCGAVRYFAEQGGATRVLGMVVNRDDGSGWGERYAREAGIDIITSIPLSDEIRNRSMAFQLISDDPKHRGYFEDIEWAILHGTPKLPKAVDFEAFSSDIMRTRSLGGLDPALEEDLIPSQLACMVI, encoded by the coding sequence ATGTCAGCACGTCGCGTTGTTGCCATTTATGGTAAGGGCGGAAGTGGAAAGTCTTTCATTACCTCAAATCTCAGTTATTACTTGGCTGGCAAGTCGCACCGCGTTCTCCAGATCGGGTGTGATCCGAAGCACGACTCTACCGCGTTGCTCTTTGGTGGCAAGTCACTGCCCACGCTGCTTGAAGCCTGGGCATTGCGCCAAGAAGCCAAAGCGGCAAGTCTCGTGCCCCCCATTAGTGAAGTTGTGTTCAAACGCCATGGCGTCTTTGCCATGGAACTCGGCGGGCCTGAAGTCGGACGCGGTTGCGGCGGACGCGGCATCACGTTGAGCTTTGATTTGCTGTCGCAAATGGGTTTTGAGGATTGGGAGTTTGACTACGTCATTTACGACTTTCTTGGGGATGTCGTCTGTGGCGGCTTTGGAACGCCCATTGCCAAGTCCATGGTGCGGGACATCATCCTGATTGGCGGCAATGATCACCAGGCGCTCTATGTCGTCAACAACTTGTGCGGCGCGGTTCGCTACTTTGCCGAACAGGGCGGGGCAACGCGCGTTTTGGGAATGGTGGTCAACCGTGACGACGGCTCTGGTTGGGGTGAGCGGTACGCGCGCGAGGCTGGGATTGACATCATTACCAGCATTCCGTTGTCAGACGAAATCCGCAACCGGAGTATGGCCTTCCAGTTGATTTCAGATGACCCGAAACACCGGGGTTACTTTGAAGACATTGAATGGGCCATCCTCCATGGCACGCCCAAGCTCCCTAAAGCCGTGGATTTCGAGGCTTTCTCCAGTGACATCATGCGAACGCGCAGCCTAGGCGGACTTGACCCAGCCCTGGAGGAAGACCTCATCCCGTCGCAGTTGGCGTGCATGGTGATTTAG
- a CDS encoding sigma-54-dependent transcriptional regulator produces the protein MTPTKRSILIVDDEQNQRDILDMILSAEGYRTATAPSAEAALRMTKAERFDLVLTDLKMGGQSGLDLLRALTQADASQLVILMTAHGSIESVKEALRLGAVDYLEKPLDRERLLAVLTQALSRLDALDDDLVGASEPMQKLKKMILKVAVSDETVLVRGESGTGKELVARALHRHSPRAAAVFHVVNCAAINENLLESELFGHEKGAFTGAVAEKKGLFEVADRGTLFLDEIGELNVALQAKLLRALQEGEVQRVGSTKVIKVDVRVVAATNRPLEAMVAAKTFREDLYYRLNVIPIHLPPLRDRRDDIPLLVECFLARQSRGPNHYTITPAALQVLQAYDWPGNVRQLESALKRAALLCEGDMLGLEDLPVEIRQAAGLPEAEAAPSFQFRLPPEGISFEEVERSLIIQAMEKTDWNITRAAKLLGLTFRTLQYRLEKFGLRRSGDAPVSEPE, from the coding sequence ATGACGCCGACGAAGCGAAGCATTCTCATCGTAGATGACGAACAAAATCAGCGCGACATCTTGGACATGATCCTGTCGGCAGAAGGCTACCGGACGGCGACCGCGCCCAGCGCCGAAGCCGCCCTGCGGATGACCAAAGCCGAGCGGTTCGATCTGGTGCTGACCGACCTCAAAATGGGAGGGCAAAGCGGGTTGGATTTGCTCCGCGCGCTCACACAAGCCGACGCTTCCCAACTGGTGATCCTGATGACGGCGCATGGTTCGATTGAATCCGTCAAGGAGGCCTTGCGTCTGGGGGCTGTGGATTATCTGGAAAAACCACTCGACCGTGAGCGTTTGCTGGCAGTGCTGACGCAAGCCCTGTCCCGCCTGGACGCGCTCGATGATGACCTAGTCGGTGCGAGCGAGCCAATGCAGAAGCTGAAAAAGATGATCCTCAAGGTGGCGGTCTCGGATGAAACCGTGCTCGTGCGGGGTGAAAGCGGGACGGGCAAGGAACTCGTCGCGCGGGCGCTTCATCGGCACAGTCCGCGTGCCGCGGCCGTCTTTCACGTCGTCAACTGCGCGGCCATCAACGAAAACCTGCTTGAATCCGAACTCTTCGGCCACGAGAAAGGCGCGTTCACCGGCGCGGTTGCCGAAAAGAAGGGGCTGTTTGAAGTCGCCGACCGGGGAACACTCTTTCTTGACGAAATCGGTGAACTCAACGTGGCGCTCCAGGCCAAACTCTTGCGCGCTCTCCAGGAAGGTGAAGTGCAGCGCGTCGGTTCGACCAAAGTCATCAAGGTGGATGTCCGGGTCGTGGCAGCGACGAATCGTCCATTGGAAGCCATGGTGGCAGCCAAGACCTTTCGTGAAGACCTCTACTACCGACTCAACGTAATTCCAATCCACTTGCCACCGTTGCGCGACCGGCGGGATGACATCCCGCTATTGGTCGAGTGTTTTCTGGCGCGACAGTCACGCGGCCCAAATCACTACACGATAACCCCGGCGGCGCTCCAAGTTTTGCAAGCCTATGACTGGCCAGGCAACGTCCGCCAGCTCGAATCAGCCCTCAAGCGGGCCGCTTTGTTATGCGAGGGGGATATGCTCGGCCTGGAAGACCTGCCGGTTGAAATCCGCCAGGCGGCCGGACTGCCGGAGGCTGAAGCCGCCCCGTCTTTTCAATTCCGGCTGCCACCAGAAGGCATCTCGTTTGAGGAAGTCGAGCGCTCACTCATCATTCAGGCCATGGAAAAAACCGACTGGAACATCACCCGCGCCGCCAAGCTCCTGGGGTTGACGTTCCGCACACTTCAGTACCGACTGGAAAAGTTTGGGTTGCGCCGCTCAGGCGACGCGCCAGTTTCTGAGCCTGAGTAG
- a CDS encoding ATP synthase subunit I: MALSLEPTPESTPEPALLDTSPVSPLATERRVRWLTCVIAAGLALAAGMWWRWGVGVGVALGGALAYLNFLWMQASLRSIVAATTSIGGKPSRWQMGKFFLRWIVIGVVIWLSIQVAFVPPVAIVCGLFALPLAVIAEALVQVRYGLDRAGHVTLEHEQ; this comes from the coding sequence ATGGCGCTTTCCCTGGAACCAACCCCGGAATCCACGCCGGAGCCAGCCCTGCTCGACACATCGCCGGTCAGTCCGCTGGCGACCGAGCGGCGCGTTCGCTGGTTGACGTGCGTCATCGCCGCCGGCCTGGCGCTGGCGGCCGGAATGTGGTGGCGATGGGGCGTCGGCGTCGGCGTGGCGCTGGGTGGGGCACTGGCCTACCTCAACTTTCTTTGGATGCAAGCTAGCTTGCGCTCCATCGTCGCGGCGACGACCTCCATCGGAGGCAAACCGTCGCGCTGGCAGATGGGTAAGTTTTTTCTGCGCTGGATCGTAATTGGCGTGGTCATCTGGCTGTCCATCCAGGTTGCATTCGTCCCGCCAGTTGCCATAGTATGCGGCCTTTTCGCATTGCCGTTGGCCGTCATCGCTGAAGCCCTGGTGCAGGTGAGATATGGGCTGGACCGCGCCGGTCACGTAACTTTGGAACATGAACAATGA
- a CDS encoding cold-shock protein, with protein sequence MSRTTGKVKWFNNSKGYGFIENPGGNDVFVHYSAIKEDGYKSLDEGQVVEYEIVNGPKGPQAENVTKAV encoded by the coding sequence ATGTCGCGTACCACCGGTAAGGTCAAGTGGTTCAATAACAGCAAGGGCTATGGATTTATCGAGAATCCAGGCGGCAATGATGTATTTGTCCACTATTCAGCCATCAAGGAAGACGGCTATAAGTCGCTTGATGAAGGACAGGTCGTTGAATATGAAATTGTGAATGGGCCGAAGGGTCCGCAGGCCGAAAACGTCACCAAAGCCGTTTGA
- a CDS encoding SRPBCC family protein, with product MNIVDVLEGRITIQAPPKAILPYLVEPALLPLWSPTEARVSRVGRKKHGVGAKLRVQFVAHGLDPIEYEIIHQEGTRLVSRFTGTMSGEDIWTLDPKDKRTEVHNQMVFYQPDFLTLVGWKAVGRMVAERDVRNKMPLLKRAVEEQWQPEDDS from the coding sequence GTGAATATCGTGGACGTTCTGGAGGGGCGCATCACGATTCAGGCCCCGCCCAAAGCCATCCTTCCATACTTGGTTGAGCCAGCGTTGTTGCCGTTGTGGTCGCCAACCGAGGCGCGTGTGTCCCGCGTTGGACGCAAGAAGCACGGGGTTGGCGCGAAACTCCGCGTGCAGTTTGTCGCTCACGGCTTAGACCCCATCGAGTACGAAATCATCCACCAGGAAGGGACCCGGCTGGTCAGTCGGTTTACCGGCACAATGTCAGGGGAAGACATCTGGACGCTGGACCCGAAAGACAAGCGCACTGAAGTCCACAATCAGATGGTGTTTTACCAGCCGGATTTTCTGACGCTCGTTGGCTGGAAGGCGGTCGGGCGGATGGTGGCCGAACGCGACGTGCGCAACAAAATGCCGCTGCTCAAGCGGGCCGTCGAGGAGCAATGGCAGCCAGAAGACGACTCATGA